In a single window of the Nilaparvata lugens isolate BPH chromosome 1, ASM1435652v1, whole genome shotgun sequence genome:
- the LOC111060077 gene encoding uncharacterized protein LOC111060077 codes for MLPRWFFLLLCLLANGCCEEVEVVEAVSGGSDQIAQESVSKEASRPLLLKPYHGALPPPPQPYHGPPPPLPPPDAIEKLDAWPVSAPDMPKIVSLDVKCEKNSMKVFVGFDKPFYGVVFSKGHYSNADCVHLPAGLGRTAANFEIGIHACGTAGNTENGLYGYGADSGSGTYFENIIVVQYDPQVQEVWDQARKLRCTWHDQYEKSVTFRPFPVDMLDVVRADFAGDNVGCWMQIQVGKGPWASEVSGLVKIGQTMTMVLAIKDDDSKFDMLVRNCMAHDGKRAPIQLVDRQGCVTRPKLMSRFTKIKNFGASASVLSYAHFQAFKFPDSMEVHFQCTIQICRYQCPDQCSSGHVEADSYGPPPPPQRVVLDGYRPRDERRVRRHRRDASEEVGVNRIIRVVSTGDLTFSLDDSNTTAPTMVFPADAPSHAGVICMTTPGFAATLALLLAVLVISCLLSAFLCIRLRLRLRPAPKALAYPAPVPAPVPTVKVAKSCFYS; via the coding sequence TGCTGTGAAGAAGTGGAAGTAGTGGAAGCTGTGTCAGGCGGCAGTGACCAGATAGCACAGGAGTCTGTGAGCAAGGAGGCAAGTCGACCGCTGCTACTCAAGCCATACCACGGCGCACTGCCCCCACCTCCGCAGCCCTATCACGGACCACCCCCGCCATTACCACCCCCAGACGCCATCGAGAAGCTGGACGCCTGGCCGGTGTCAGCGCCCGACATGCCAAAGATCGTCAGTCTGGATGTCAAGTGTGAGAAGAACTCGATGAAGGTGTTTGTCGGATTCGATAAGCCGTTCTACGGGGTTGTTTTTAGTAAAGGCCATTACAGCAACGCGGACTGCGTGCACTTGCCAGCCGGGCTGGGCCGAACGGCGGCCAACTTCGAGATCGGCATCCACGCGTGCGGCACGGCAGGCAACACCGAGAACGGCCTCTACGGCTACGGCGCCGACTCCGGCTCGGGCACCTACTTCGAGAACATCATCGTCGTGCAGTACGACCCACAGGTGCAGGAGGTCTGGGACCAGGCCCGCAAGCTGCGCTGCACCTGGCACGACCAGTACGAGAAGTCGGTTACGTTCCGGCCATTCCCGGTCGACATGCTCGACGTGGTGCGAGCCGACTTCGCCGGCGACAACGTCGGCTGCTGGATGCAGATTCAGGTCGGCAAGGGACCATGGGCCAGTGAGGTCTCCGGCCTTGTCAAGATCGGCCAGACTATGACCATGGTGCTAGCTATCAAGGATGACGATTCCAAGTTCGATATGCTTGTCAGGAACTGCATGGCTCATGACGGAAAACGGGCTCCGATACAGCTGGTTGACAGACAGGGTTGTGTGACAAGGCCGAAGCTTATGTCTAGGTTCACCAAGATAAAGAACTTTGGCGCATCGGCTTCAGTGCTGTCCTACGCTCACTTCCAAGCATTCAAGTTCCCAGACTCGATGGAGGTGCACTTCCAGTGTACAATTCAGATATGTCGCTACCAGTGCCCCGACCAGTGCTCATCGGGACACGTAGAGGCTGACTCGTACGGACCGCCGCCTCCGCCCCAGCGCGTCGTGCTCGATGGCTACCGGCCAAGGGACGAGCGTAGGGTGAGACGCCACCGTCGCGACGCCTCCGAGGAGGTGGGCGTCAACCGCATCATCCGCGTGGTGTCCACCGGCGACCTCACCTTCTCTCTGGACGACTCCAACACGACCGCCCCCACCATGGTGTTCCCGGCTGATGCGCCCAGCCACGCCGGGGTCATCTGCATGACGACGCCTGGCTTTGCGGCCACCCTCGCCCTCCTGCTCGCCGTCCTTGTCATCTCTTGTCTGCTCTCTGCCTTTCTTTGCATCCGACTCAGGCTGAGGCTGCGGCCGGCGCCCAAGGCGCTTGCATATCCGGCCCCTGTTCCCGCCCCCGTCCCCACAGTCAAGGTTGCCAAGAGCTGTTTCTACTCGTGA